The region CTGAGGCGCTAATTCTATTTGCATCAATTCCTTTAGAGATGACGTATTGTACTGTAGTTTGTGCACGACGTTCTGACAAGCCTTGATTGTATTGTCTTGATCCTCTAAAATCGGTATGTGAGGTCGCCTGTATCACTAAATCAGGATACTTGTTCATGACTTGTACTAAGTTGTCTAACTCAAACGCTGCGCGTGCTGTGATATTAGATTTGTCAAAGTCAAAGTATATTGGATTAAGTACCACACGCTCTTGTGGGATGACAATCTTCTCTATTGGTTGTAATCTTACCGTTGCTGCAACTTCTTCTTCATTACTTCCTGCGATAGCAACCTTGTTACTTTCATAACCATCCATAGTGACTTGTAACTCGGTATCTGTTTCACATTCTATTATGTATTCTACTTGTCCTTCTGCATTGGCTGGTTTAGAGGCTAACACGTTTCCGTTTGCATCTACTAAACTGGTTAGTGCACCTGCTAATGATTCTCCTGTTTTATCATCTAAAACAGTTCCTACAATTAGCACATCACATAATGGTTGTAGTTTTTTAATAGCGTAAATGTCATCACTACCTTGTCCACCTTCACGATTGGAAGAGACAAACCCTTCGCCTGTATCTTCGTTCATTCTAAATGCAAAGTCATCTCCATTACTATTAATTGGGATACCTACATTACGAATTGGTGCTACTTTACCGTCTATTTCTTTGGTGTAAAAGACATCCATACCACCTAATCCTAAGTGGCCTGTTGACGAGAAGTATAAGGTGTTGTTACTACTAATGTATGGAAACATCTCTTGGCCTTCTGTATTTACTTTTTGACCTAGGTTTACTGGTGTCCCTACATTACCATTGTTGTCTAACGTGGCTTTATAGATGTCAAACTTTCCAAAACCTCCTGGCATATCACTTGCAAAGTAAATAGTACGTCCATCTACACTAATAGTTGGGTTTTTAATGGAGTAGTTTGGACTATTGATTGGCAGTGCTTCTATTTGTGAAAAGCCATCACTTCCTTTTTTAGCTTTGAATAAGTGTAAGACACTATACTTGGTGTTAGACAGACTGTCTTTTTCGTAAATGTTTTCAAAGAAACTTTCTCTAGAGAAAAACATGGTTTTACCATCTGGTGTAAAGCTTGTTATCCCTTCGTGATACTTGGTATTGATTTCGTTTCCAAGAAGCGTCTCTCCTTGATAGGTTCCATCATCTGCTAAGGTGTACTGATAGATATCTAAGAATGGCTCTTCATTCCATCCATATTTTTTTCTATTATCATTTCTAGAGGTAGTAATATATAGTTTACCGTCTTGAAGGGTTCCTCCAAAGTCAGAATTACTACTGTTAAGCTCTAAGCTTTGTACGTTAAACTTTTTTCCTTTGTCTAATATTTTTGATAAATAATTTGGATTGGCTTTGTAGAGTACTGCACGCTCATCTGCTGGTCGCATGGATGCAAACTTATCCATTTGCGTATTAGAGGCTGCATACTTACCGTTAGCTTTTAACATCTCTGAATACTTCCACAGGGTTTCTGGCTCTGCATTACCGGCTTCAATTGCTTTAGCATACCATTTCTCGGCTTCGATAGTACTAAATATATTGTAGTTAGCTTCTGCTAATCTAGAATACACGTAGGCACTACCTTCTCCTTTTTCTACAAGTTTATTGTAGGCCTCAATAGCGTCTACAAATTGAAACTTAGCAAATAATTTATCGGCTCTTTTCGTCGCATTACTTTGGGCAATTACACTGGTACTGCTTAGTAGTATAGCGATTATAAATAGTTGTATTTTTTTCATTGTCTTGGTTAGCTTAAGGTTTAGAAATAACGTGGTGAACGTGATACTTTTCTTGGAAGGTTAATATCAAAATTAACAAAAATCTCATGTGAGGCATTGGTCACTACATCTAATTGAGATTGGATACTGTCATAGGCATAACCAATTCTTAAATTTGGTGCTACTAAAAAGTTAATCATCCCACTAAAGGAATCATCCAAACGGTATCCTGCTCCAACCTCTACAAAATCATACATAAACAGATTTAAATTAACATCAAAACTAAGTGGTGCATCAAATGCTATTTTGGCTAAAGCGTGTGGTTTTAGCTTAAAGTCTTCTGATAAATCAAACACGTAACCTGCTGCTCCAAAAAAGTGCTGTGTCTCTGATCCTATTTTAAATCCATTGGCATCTAAATGTACCGAGTTTAAAATATTTGGCATCGAGGCTGAGATATAAAATTTGCTTGGTTTGTAAAAATATAGTCCTGCTCCAATATTGGGTGTAATCTCGTTTATGTTTTGCGAGAAAAACGGATCGTTAGGATCTATTAAATCTAATCCGGTTAACCCAATGTCATGAAACGTGGCTCCTGCTTTTAATCCAAACGCTAATTTGGTACCTGTTCCTACTGGTATGGTGTAGGAGAAATCTACATAGGCATTGGTCTCGTTTACTGGTCCGACTTCATCACTTATTAAAGAGAAGCCTAAACCGACGTTTTTACCTACTGGCGAGTGGATGGCTAGAGTCCCTGTGGTTGGTGCTCCTTCCAACCCTACCCATTGGCTTCTGTATAGCGCGCCTATAGCGACACCATCAAATGAACCTGCATAGGCTGGATTGACCACATTCATGTTGTACATGTACTGTGTGTACTGTGGATCTTGTTGGGCTTGTACACCTATAAACACTAGGAATACGATATATACTATTTTTTTCATCTGTTATTTTGTTGGTTTGCTAGTTAGTTTATCTGTTTATGTATACCCAAGCGGCTTTTGTTTTTGTTCCTTGATATTTCATGACGTAGTAATAAGTCCCTACTGGTAACATCTCTCCGTCATCAGACTGACCTTCCCACTCCATAGAGTAGTTCTCTTTGGAATAGACTAATCGTCCATTACGGTTGTAAATCTCTAATAGTTGTACATCGTAACTACTTAAATCAAAGTTATCATTAAACCCATCACCATTTGGTGAGATACCTTGTGGAATAACACAGGTTTCTAATTCTGATACAAACACATCTGTAGTGCTTGAACATCCTGTATCGTTAAAGGTCACCTCTATACTATAAGTCCCTTGGGTTAATACTGTTGGTAAATCTAATCCGGTTTGACCAACCACTTCTACACCTTCATTATACCACTTAATGCTTACCTCTGAAGTCGTATAGTTAACCGCTTCTGCACTAATGGTAATTGGTACTGTAGCATTTGGACATACCTCATAAACAATAGAAGAATCAAACATGGTCTCTGGGGAGATACCAAATACTAAATCAAAGGTTGTAGTTTCAAAACATCCAGTTGTTGCGTTTTCTGCTCTTACGTAAATAGTTTCTGCACCTGGAGAATCATATGCAGTTATACCTGTGATAGCATTAGTACTAGCGTTAGCATCATCAATTGAATTATGATAAGTGAATACTAAATCTGTTTGTCCATCTGCAATAACTGTTTCATTTACTGTTAAGTCATAATCTGCAATTCCGTCATTATCGTTATCACAACCTATGACATCATCAGCTTGAACTAATATTGGTTTTGGTGCTAATTCTAAATCAAAACTATTTGTTTTGAAGCATCCAGTTACAACACTTTCAACTCTAAAGTATATAGTTGTAGCACCTGATGAAGTATAACTTGTTGGATTTGTTATAGGATTTGTTCCATCCAATGCATCTTGTGCTGTTTCATAATAAATAACTATAACATCGGTTTGTGTTCCTATAATGTTTGCTTCATTCTCTGTAAGGTCAAAAATTGCTATTCCACTATTGTCAGTATCACATGCAAGAATTGTTGTTTGTGGGTCTGCAGTAGGGTTTTCAAAAAATTCAACTAATACATCATCAGAATAGAAACAAGCAGCAGATGTACCAGTAAATACAATATCAACTTGATATAAACCAGTTTCAGTAACATCTAATGTAGGACCTGTTTCACCTAAAATTGGCTCAGTAATACCATTTGCAACAGTATACCAAGTTATAGTAGTACCTGCTGGTTGAGGCACTCCAATATCTAATGTTACAGCTTCACCTTCACAATTAGCTAAACCACTATCAAGTAGAATATCATCTCCTAAATCAATTTCACCAATATCGAAACTACTAGCTTCAAGGAATACAGCCGAATCAAAAGCAGTATCACCATCATCTGCAACTACAAGCTTTATGCTGTACACATTATTAGGTATAACAGGAGCCATAGCTGTTAGTGGAACAGTTCTTCCAATAAAGTTAGTTGGGTTAGTAATAGGTGGTAGACCAGTTCCAGGACCATAATAAGAATCAAATAATGCTGGGTTAGAAGATGGACAACCTCCATTATGAGTATTATCTCTAATAGTAAATACCGATACTGGATCTGTGGTTCCAGGAACAACTGCTATATTAGTAGTAATACCTGTACTTATATCAGTCAATAAGAAAGCGAAAGCATCAGAAAAACCACACTGGAATGTACCATATTCTTCTGCAGCGAAAATAAAATTGAATGATAATTGATCAATTAATGGTGTAAATTCAAATTCTATAATCGATGCGTTATTTGTTGGCCCTTCATTTATTACCGCTTCTAAGTCTGCATCTCCAGGCCATCCTACACCACCACCATCACTTAAAACTCCGGTTTCCGGACCAGGTGCATTTAATACATTACCTGTAGTTAACACGATACCGCTTTGGAATGGAAAACTTGAACCATTAGCTTCAAAATATCCAATACCATTTGGACCACCAAAATCAGTACCTGTTGATGAAGTTACATTATTAACAATAGCACAAGGTGAATTTACAAGTACATTATTGACCAATTCAGTAACTGTATATAAAGTATCATTTGTTGTAATTGGAGGTGGAATTGTGAACACACATAAATCAAAACTAACATCTTGGAAAGGTGTATCTCCAGCTGTAAAAACTCTAATATAGTATGTGTTTCCAACGGTTAAACCGTTAGCTATACTATTATTACCAGCTTCACAGTAAAGATTAGTTAAGTTGTTACAATCTGTTCCTTCATATAATGCATGGTCTAAATTAGTAGTGTCGCCAATGATATTACTAATATCTATTCCATGGTCTGTTGCTATAGCATCAAACTGAAACCATACGTCATCATTAGTATCTCCAGGACAAGGATTAGCTTGAGGAGAAGGTGTTGCTCCATAAAGAGTTGCACTTGTTATTGTAGTACAGTTCTCGTCAGCATTTGGTGTTACTATTATTGCATCTGTACATTCATCGTTTGCTGGTGGGCAAACTGGAACATTTAAAGTGTTACTAGTAACAACACAATTACTGTCATCTGCATTAGCAACAGTAACTACAACATCTGTATCTAAAGCATATGGTCCCATTTGTACAATTCCTACTGCCATTGCAGTTTGTAACGGACTACCTTGATTATCTGTGATGTTTAAAGTTGTTGCATCACCAATACTAGTAATATCCACATCAATAAAAAATTGATTATTACCATTATCGCAATCGCTTACAGTCACAAAATCAACTACTTGATTAATGCAAGTTGCGCAAGTTACAGTAAAAGTTATTGGAGTAAATCCTCCTGTTGCGCATCCAATTGTAAAATCTGAATCTACTTGAAAGGAAATAGTGGTTCCTGTAGATTGAAATGATAGTCCAGAAACTTGACCAGCATTACCATAAGGAGTTGCTGCATTCAAATTGGTCGTTCCGTCTGAATCTAAAACAATCACTTCATCAAAGTTATTTTCTACTTCACCAGCACTTATTACTAAGTTTAAAGGCGTAGTTCCATCTGTAGATGTAAATGTAAACACGTTAGTGTCGTTGTTTTCGTAACAATATGTTACAGTTTGAGGTCCATCAACAGCACAATCTAAATTAAAGTTAAATTGAATTAACGTTGAAAAGTTAAAAGGTCCAGCCCAAACACTAGTATCTGCACCACAGATTGCCTGTACATAGACTTCATAATCTGTTGCTGGGTTTAATGCGGTTTCAGACACTGTTGTTGTACTAACGGTTGTTCCTGATGTTGGCACACCAGTACCTGCTGGTTGCACCACATAATTCCACTGAGTTTCTGGTCCACTAGGTGTCCAAGAAATATCTGCAGAGGTTTCTGTAATACTTGTTGCTGTTATATTAGTTGGTGCAATACAGAAGCTACCACAGGTTTCTACACGGACTTGATCGATAGACATATCACCTTCAAATCCTGAACCTGCACCTCCATAGCTGAATTCTACATAAATAACTTGTCCTAAATAAGCGTCTAAGTTAATTCCTATTGGCACCCATGCTTCATCTGCTGTAGATTGATAATCACCAGCCCATGTAAATTCTGTCGTAAATGGTCCTGTTGCAGACGTACTAACACCTACATTTAATGTGCCGATATCATCTCCAAAAGCATGCATCCAAAACGATAACTCTGCACCATCTATTGCAGGTGTTAAGTCGATTGCTGGCGTAATGGCTGATGCAATATCTGTTGCGTTTCCTGAAGCTTCATATTCTAAATGCATTCCTGGGCTACCGTCCCAAGTGATATTTGGTCCTGTTCCTGCAGAGTTTGCACTCTCGGCAGTAATATCCCAATCACCATTTCCGCCTCCAAAACCGGTTCCTGTCCAACCGATTGGATCAGTATTGGGATCGTTTCCAAAACTTTCTGTAAATATAAAAGTAGATCCTCCACTTGCACAAGTCACACCCACTGGTGGTGGTGGTGGTGTGTTAAGCGTGGTAAAGTTAACTGGTCCTGCCCATACACTCATTCCGTTTCCACAATCTGCTAGAATATATACTTCGTAATCTGTTGTTGCAGTTAATCCCATTGCTGTGTAAGGATTGGTGGTAATAGCTGTTCCTGGTCCTGTTGGTACGCCTGTTCCTGCTGGTTGTACTACTATCTCCCAAGCGGTTTCTCCGTTATTTGCTGTCCAAGAGATATCTGCTGTAGTATCTGTTATAGCGTCTACCATTAAACCTGTTGGCGCTACACAGAAGTTACCACAAGTTTCTACACGAACTTGATCGATAGACATATCACCTTCAAATCCTGTTCCTGCACCTCCATAGCTAAATTCTATATAAATGACTTGCCCTAAGTAAGCATCTAAGTTAACTCCTATTGGTACCCATGCTTCATCTGCTGTAGCTTGATAGTCACCTATCCAAGTGTATTCTGTCGTAAATGGTCCTGTTGCAGAGGTGCTAACACCTACGTTTAACGTACCGATATCATCCCCAAAAGCATGCATCCAAAACGATAGCTCTGCACCATCAACCGCAGTCGATAAGTCGATTGCAGGTGTAATGGCTGATGCAATATCTGTTGCGTTTCCTGAAGCTTCATATTCTAAGTGCATGCCTCCTGCAACTCCATCCCAAGTGATGTTTGGTCCTGTACCACCTGAGTTTCCACTCACTGCAGTAATATCCCAATTTCCGTTAGAACCATCAAACCCTGTTCCTGTCCACCCTGATGGATCGGTGTTGGTATCAGTTCCAAAGTCTTCTGTAAAGATAAATGTAGAAGATCCACTTGCACAAGTTACTCCTACTGGTGGTGGTGGTGGTGTGTTAAGTGTGGTAAAGTTAACTGGTCCTGCCCATACACTCATTCCGTTTCCACAATCTGCTAGAATGTATACTTCATACACTGTACTTGAGGATAATCCCATTGCTGTGTAAGGATTGGTGGTAATAGCTGTTCCTGGTCCTGTTGGTACACCAGTTCCTGCTGGTTGTACTACTATCTCCCAAGCGGTTTCTCCGTTATTAGCTGTCCAAGAGATATCTGCTGTAGTATCTGTTATAGCGTCTACCATTAAACCTGTTGGCGCTACACAGAAGTTTCCACAGGTTTCCACACGAACTTGATCGATAGACATATCACCTTCAAATCCTGTTCCTGCACCTCCATAGCTAAATTCTATATAAATGACTTGTCCTAAGTAAGCATCTAAGTTAACTCCTATTGGTACCCAAGCTTCATCTGCTGTAGCTTGATAGTCACCTACCCAAGCATATTCTGTCGTAAATGGTCCTGTTTGAGACGTGCTAACACCTACGTTTAGCGTTCCCATATCTGTACCAAAAGCATGCATGTAAAACGATAGTTCTGCACCATCAACCGCAGTCGATAAGTCGATTGCAGGTGTAATGGCTGATGCAATATCTGTTGCGTTTCCTGAAGCTTCATATTCTAAGTGCATGCCTCCTGCAACTCCATCCCAAGTGATGTTTGGTCCTGTACCACCTGAGTTTCCACTCACTGCGGTAATGTCCCAATTTCCGTTAGAACCATCAAACCCTGTTCCTGTCCATCCTGATGGATTGGTGTTGGTATCGGTTCCAAAGTCTTCTGTAAAGACAAATGTCGATGCGCCACTTGCACAGGTTACTCCTACTGGTGGTGGAGGTGGTGTGTTAAAGGTTGTAAAGTTGACTGGACCTATCCAATTACTAAACCCATCTGTACCACAATTAGCTCTAACATATACTTCATACGCTGTACTAGGGGTTAACCCCATCGCTGGATAAGGCATGTTAGACATGGTTGCTGTACCATCTGTTGTTGGTACACCTGTTCCTGCTGGTTGTACCCAAATTTGCCACTCGGTTTCTGTACCTCCTACGTTCCATGAAATGTCTGCAGTACTATCGCCTGTAGTTGTTGCTGTTAAACCTGTAATATCTGGACAAGTTGGAGGCATTTGTGAGGTTGCGGTTGGAGAGTTTATACAAAATCCCCATCCCCAGATACCACCATCATCATAATATAGACGGTATTTAAATCCTGATAACTGTGTCGCAGTAAAGCCTGCTATGTTTAATTGCTCTGAGGTAAAGGCTACCGTAGTACCTGAACAAAAATTATCTGTTGGTGGTGTTGGTGTATCTGCTTGTATTGGAGTTCCCCAAGGGTTCCAAGTCCCAGCATCTGCATCCCAATATTCAACTCCTATGGCGTCTGCACTTATCCAATTAAAAACATAATCAAAGTCTACAAACAACCACGTCTCTCCTGCAGTAAATGCTGCAGTCAAATCTATAATTGGTGACTCGGCTTGAATATTATCCGAACTCGTACTACCTGCATCATCATCGTCAAATGCAAAGTTTGCGGTAGTGGTTGGATCTGCTTCAAATGCTGTAGGAGCTGTGTTATAAGTTCCAGTAACTGTCCAATTGGTATTTGGCCAATTGGCTGGCTCATTAAGTACTTGTGAATTAGCCTGCAAACCTATTAAAGATAAAAGCAAAACTAAAATGAAGGTAGTTTTTTTCATTTTTATGAAATTGATGTGTTAGTTTAAATTTTTTATGAAAAATATTGTGTAAAACATTAGTTTAGTCATTTAAAGGTATACTATTAAATAGACTATTTTATCACAGATAGATGTAATGCCTTTTTTTTCGATGAAATGATAAATTTTTGTTAAAAAAATATTACTTTGAGACTTACATGGGATAATTATTTAGAAATTATAACCTTTCTTTTCAATTCATTACCATTTTCATCAATAACAGTTAATAAATGTTCACCAATTTCTGGAATAATTGCGATATTATGAATATCTGTAGTTTGACCTAAATATGTTTTATCAATGTACCAAAAAAGCGTGCTATTTTTTTTAGAATGTGCAACTTTTAAAATAAGTTCGTTTACTTTTTCATCAAAGTCTTTAGGAAGAAAAATAGTGCTTGATTCTTTTGGATAAATAAATTGCATATCTACTTTGTTTTCACTCAAACAATCTGCCCTAAATGGTGGAAGAGATTTATAAAAAGGATTTTTTTTCTTGTAGTAATATTCTATTAAAGGAGGTAAAACAAACCATGATTGATGATTAATACGACTTAAATCTTCACATGAAGAATTGACTTGATAGGTCAAATTAGTATCCAAGTGAATAAGTTTATGATATGGACAAGGTCTTGTTTTTAAACCACTTTGCTGTATAAATTGTAATTGTTTATCGTTACAATTAGTAGAAGCTCTGTAACCACTTTTTGTGCAAATTTCAATTTCTTGCATTTCATCAAATGGTTTTTTAAAC is a window of Olleya sp. YS DNA encoding:
- a CDS encoding OmpA family protein is translated as MKKIQLFIIAILLSSTSVIAQSNATKRADKLFAKFQFVDAIEAYNKLVEKGEGSAYVYSRLAEANYNIFSTIEAEKWYAKAIEAGNAEPETLWKYSEMLKANGKYAASNTQMDKFASMRPADERAVLYKANPNYLSKILDKGKKFNVQSLELNSSNSDFGGTLQDGKLYITTSRNDNRKKYGWNEEPFLDIYQYTLADDGTYQGETLLGNEINTKYHEGITSFTPDGKTMFFSRESFFENIYEKDSLSNTKYSVLHLFKAKKGSDGFSQIEALPINSPNYSIKNPTISVDGRTIYFASDMPGGFGKFDIYKATLDNNGNVGTPVNLGQKVNTEGQEMFPYISSNNTLYFSSTGHLGLGGMDVFYTKEIDGKVAPIRNVGIPINSNGDDFAFRMNEDTGEGFVSSNREGGQGSDDIYAIKKLQPLCDVLIVGTVLDDKTGESLAGALTSLVDANGNVLASKPANAEGQVEYIIECETDTELQVTMDGYESNKVAIAGSNEEEVAATVRLQPIEKIVIPQERVVLNPIYFDFDKSNITARAAFELDNLVQVMNKYPDLVIQATSHTDFRGSRQYNQGLSERRAQTTVQYVISKGIDANRISASGRGETEPAVDCNPCSDEEHQLNRRSQFFIVSGGPQRQ
- a CDS encoding type IX secretion system membrane protein PorP/SprF, with product MKKIVYIVFLVFIGVQAQQDPQYTQYMYNMNVVNPAYAGSFDGVAIGALYRSQWVGLEGAPTTGTLAIHSPVGKNVGLGFSLISDEVGPVNETNAYVDFSYTIPVGTGTKLAFGLKAGATFHDIGLTGLDLIDPNDPFFSQNINEITPNIGAGLYFYKPSKFYISASMPNILNSVHLDANGFKIGSETQHFFGAAGYVFDLSEDFKLKPHALAKIAFDAPLSFDVNLNLFMYDFVEVGAGYRLDDSFSGMINFLVAPNLRIGYAYDSIQSQLDVVTNASHEIFVNFDINLPRKVSRSPRYF
- a CDS encoding choice-of-anchor L domain-containing protein, whose product is MKKTTFILVLLLSLIGLQANSQVLNEPANWPNTNWTVTGTYNTAPTAFEADPTTTANFAFDDDDAGSTSSDNIQAESPIIDLTAAFTAGETWLFVDFDYVFNWISADAIGVEYWDADAGTWNPWGTPIQADTPTPPTDNFCSGTTVAFTSEQLNIAGFTATQLSGFKYRLYYDDGGIWGWGFCINSPTATSQMPPTCPDITGLTATTTGDSTADISWNVGGTETEWQIWVQPAGTGVPTTDGTATMSNMPYPAMGLTPSTAYEVYVRANCGTDGFSNWIGPVNFTTFNTPPPPPVGVTCASGASTFVFTEDFGTDTNTNPSGWTGTGFDGSNGNWDITAVSGNSGGTGPNITWDGVAGGMHLEYEASGNATDIASAITPAIDLSTAVDGAELSFYMHAFGTDMGTLNVGVSTSQTGPFTTEYAWVGDYQATADEAWVPIGVNLDAYLGQVIYIEFSYGGAGTGFEGDMSIDQVRVETCGNFCVAPTGLMVDAITDTTADISWTANNGETAWEIVVQPAGTGVPTGPGTAITTNPYTAMGLSSSTVYEVYILADCGNGMSVWAGPVNFTTLNTPPPPPVGVTCASGSSTFIFTEDFGTDTNTDPSGWTGTGFDGSNGNWDITAVSGNSGGTGPNITWDGVAGGMHLEYEASGNATDIASAITPAIDLSTAVDGAELSFWMHAFGDDIGTLNVGVSTSATGPFTTEYTWIGDYQATADEAWVPIGVNLDAYLGQVIYIEFSYGGAGTGFEGDMSIDQVRVETCGNFCVAPTGLMVDAITDTTADISWTANNGETAWEIVVQPAGTGVPTGPGTAITTNPYTAMGLTATTDYEVYILADCGNGMSVWAGPVNFTTLNTPPPPPVGVTCASGGSTFIFTESFGNDPNTDPIGWTGTGFGGGNGDWDITAESANSAGTGPNITWDGSPGMHLEYEASGNATDIASAITPAIDLTPAIDGAELSFWMHAFGDDIGTLNVGVSTSATGPFTTEFTWAGDYQSTADEAWVPIGINLDAYLGQVIYVEFSYGGAGSGFEGDMSIDQVRVETCGSFCIAPTNITATSITETSADISWTPSGPETQWNYVVQPAGTGVPTSGTTVSTTTVSETALNPATDYEVYVQAICGADTSVWAGPFNFSTLIQFNFNLDCAVDGPQTVTYCYENNDTNVFTFTSTDGTTPLNLVISAGEVENNFDEVIVLDSDGTTNLNAATPYGNAGQVSGLSFQSTGTTISFQVDSDFTIGCATGGFTPITFTVTCATCINQVVDFVTVSDCDNGNNQFFIDVDITSIGDATTLNITDNQGSPLQTAMAVGIVQMGPYALDTDVVVTVANADDSNCVVTSNTLNVPVCPPANDECTDAIIVTPNADENCTTITSATLYGATPSPQANPCPGDTNDDVWFQFDAIATDHGIDISNIIGDTTNLDHALYEGTDCNNLTNLYCEAGNNSIANGLTVGNTYYIRVFTAGDTPFQDVSFDLCVFTIPPPITTNDTLYTVTELVNNVLVNSPCAIVNNVTSSTGTDFGGPNGIGYFEANGSSFPFQSGIVLTTGNVLNAPGPETGVLSDGGGVGWPGDADLEAVINEGPTNNASIIEFEFTPLIDQLSFNFIFAAEEYGTFQCGFSDAFAFLLTDISTGITTNIAVVPGTTDPVSVFTIRDNTHNGGCPSSNPALFDSYYGPGTGLPPITNPTNFIGRTVPLTAMAPVIPNNVYSIKLVVADDGDTAFDSAVFLEASSFDIGEIDLGDDILLDSGLANCEGEAVTLDIGVPQPAGTTITWYTVANGITEPILGETGPTLDVTETGLYQVDIVFTGTSAACFYSDDVLVEFFENPTADPQTTILACDTDNSGIAIFDLTENEANIIGTQTDVIVIYYETAQDALDGTNPITNPTSYTSSGATTIYFRVESVVTGCFKTNSFDLELAPKPILVQADDVIGCDNDNDGIADYDLTVNETVIADGQTDLVFTYHNSIDDANASTNAITGITAYDSPGAETIYVRAENATTGCFETTTFDLVFGISPETMFDSSIVYEVCPNATVPITISAEAVNYTTSEVSIKWYNEGVEVVGQTGLDLPTVLTQGTYSIEVTFNDTGCSSTTDVFVSELETCVIPQGISPNGDGFNDNFDLSSYDVQLLEIYNRNGRLVYSKENYSMEWEGQSDDGEMLPVGTYYYVMKYQGTKTKAAWVYINR